Proteins encoded together in one Rhea pennata isolate bPtePen1 chromosome 27, bPtePen1.pri, whole genome shotgun sequence window:
- the FSTL3 gene encoding follistatin-related protein 3 produces MPLRPPLCLLALCSAAAAAHGGICWLQQGKEAKCTMILKTGVTWEECCANGNVDVAWSNYTYPGNKISLLGFLGLVTCHPCKESCEGVVCGPDKVCKMKQGRPQCACAPDCSSLPHKLQVCGSDGYTYRDECDLLTARCRDHPDLQVMYQGKCKKSCSSVVCPGTHTCLVDQTGSAHCVTCRAAPCPEPGSLDRALCGNNNVTYPSACHLRRATCHLGRSIGVRHYGSCSAAAKISLEMDNTDGNFV; encoded by the exons GTGGGatctgctggctgcagcagggcaaggAGGCCAAATGCACCATGATCCTGAAGACGGGCGTCACCTGGGAGGAATGCTGTGCCAACGGCAACGTGGACGTGGCCTGGTCTAACTACACCTACCCCGGGAACAAGATCAGCCTGCTGGGCTTCCTGGGGCTGGTGACCTGCCACCCTTGCAAAG AGAGCTGCGAGGGGGTGGTGTGCGGCCCCGACAAGGTGTGCAAGATGAAGCAGGGGCGTCCCCAGTGCGCCTGTGCCCCGGACtgctccagcctgccccacaaGCTGCAGGTGTGCGGCTCGGACGGCTACACCTACCGCGACGAGTGCGACCTGCTGACGGCCAGGTGCAGAGACCACCCCGACCTCCAAGTGATGTACCAGGGCAAATGCAAAA AGTCCTGCTCCAGCGTGGTGTGCCCCGGGACCCACACGTGCCTGGTGGACCAGACGGGCAGCGCGCACTGCGTGACGTGCCGCGCGGCGCCCTGCCCCGAGCCCGGCAGCCTGGACCGAGCCCTCTGCGGCAACAACAACGTCACCTACCCCTCCGCCTGCCACCTGCGGCGGGCCACCTGCCACTTGGGCCGCTCCATCGGGGTGCGACACTACGGGAGCTGCTCCG CTGCAGCCAAGATCTCCCTGGAGATGGACAACACCGACGGAAACTTTGTGTGA